A genomic window from Halogeometricum borinquense DSM 11551 includes:
- a CDS encoding desampylase, producing the protein MTSKTNTPTSNLVLTAEAREAIIAHAREGAATTPPSEVCGVLGGYRADTAATNADDASATDSAESASADDIGTGSDTVTVAEPVPNVADDPRTTYTLDPETTVETIDTLESRGLDVVGFYHSHPESDPVPSRTDERRATWTGYVYLICHPDGRLNAFRWTGAAFDVLNVITEG; encoded by the coding sequence GTGACTTCGAAGACGAACACGCCGACGAGTAACCTCGTCCTCACGGCCGAGGCGAGAGAGGCAATCATCGCGCACGCCCGAGAGGGAGCGGCGACTACCCCACCGAGCGAAGTCTGCGGTGTCCTCGGCGGGTATCGGGCCGACACCGCGGCGACGAACGCCGACGACGCATCCGCCACCGATTCAGCGGAATCAGCCTCTGCGGACGACATCGGTACCGGGTCGGATACTGTTACCGTCGCCGAACCGGTTCCCAACGTCGCTGACGACCCCCGAACGACGTACACGCTCGATCCCGAGACGACCGTCGAAACCATCGACACCCTCGAATCGAGGGGCCTCGATGTGGTCGGGTTCTATCACAGTCACCCCGAGAGCGACCCAGTTCCGAGTCGAACCGACGAACGACGGGCGACGTGGACGGGGTACGTCTATCTCATCTGCCATCCGGACGGCCGACTGAACGCCTTCCGCTGGACGGGCGCGGCGTTCGATGTCCTCAACGTAATTACCGAGGGCTGA
- a CDS encoding TVP38/TMEM64 family protein, which produces MDRLRIDSRAAVGVLLFVVAAAAVLLSPEAVLSRAAWVAADPVRLVAATVALAIVRPLLAWPTTLLALVVGFGFGFAGLPFALTLIVLTSVPPYLFARRYGRTGRLAAAGESFVERTGDLRSVVLSRLVPAPSDVVSVGAGIAGVRFRWFVVGTAIGETPWAVAGVLAGTSAESLATGDLAGAIDGRLVVAAALAAVLLFAPTAYEWYDERADGSDSDAV; this is translated from the coding sequence ATGGACCGCCTTCGAATCGACTCCCGCGCCGCTGTGGGGGTGCTACTGTTCGTCGTTGCCGCGGCGGCGGTGCTTCTCTCGCCCGAGGCAGTTCTCTCGCGCGCGGCGTGGGTCGCCGCCGACCCCGTCCGCCTCGTCGCCGCCACTGTGGCCCTTGCGATCGTCCGACCGCTCCTCGCGTGGCCGACGACGCTTCTCGCCCTCGTTGTCGGGTTCGGATTCGGTTTCGCGGGCCTTCCGTTCGCTCTTACTCTCATTGTCCTTACGAGCGTTCCGCCGTACCTCTTTGCGCGGCGCTACGGGCGTACCGGTCGTCTCGCGGCAGCGGGCGAGTCGTTCGTCGAACGGACCGGTGACCTCCGGAGCGTGGTTCTCAGTCGTCTCGTACCTGCGCCATCGGATGTCGTCTCCGTCGGGGCCGGTATCGCGGGCGTTCGCTTCCGCTGGTTCGTCGTCGGCACGGCCATCGGTGAGACGCCGTGGGCCGTGGCTGGCGTCCTCGCCGGGACGTCGGCCGAGTCGCTGGCGACGGGTGACCTTGCGGGCGCGATAGACGGTCGGTTGGTCGTCGCCGCGGCACTCGCGGCCGTGCTGCTGTTCGCGCCGACGGCGTACGAGTGGTACGACGAACGCGCCGACGGAAGCGACAGCGACGCGGTGTGA
- a CDS encoding DUF1405 domain-containing protein — MDDATTEGTTGTTLRRPIPERWVQYYLGNGPSLAWLLVVNAAAFLVGVSFYVHSDPSLRDVSSLLYPLFGDSPTALALGTLSLATLLPHLGNRVRDAPTNYPLTVIHTLAFVWLVKYGVWTVVALNLRPDLYFGFTPDLLWDYWGIMLTHLFFLVEALLIPYYGKTTRSALALALALAFVNDVYDYGFGFYPPLKYEAGVLLTAITIALSVLSVALAAWLFDRQESNTMRTDAVSAAERQ, encoded by the coding sequence ATGGACGACGCGACGACTGAGGGAACGACCGGAACAACTCTCCGGCGACCGATTCCCGAACGCTGGGTGCAGTACTATCTCGGCAACGGCCCGAGTCTCGCGTGGTTGCTCGTCGTCAACGCCGCCGCGTTCCTCGTCGGCGTGAGTTTCTACGTCCACTCGGATCCGTCGCTTCGCGACGTGAGTTCGCTCCTGTATCCGCTGTTCGGTGACTCGCCGACTGCGCTCGCACTGGGAACGCTCTCACTTGCGACGCTGTTGCCTCACCTCGGCAACCGTGTGCGCGACGCGCCGACAAACTATCCGCTCACTGTCATTCACACGCTGGCGTTCGTCTGGTTGGTGAAGTACGGCGTCTGGACCGTAGTCGCCCTTAATCTCCGTCCGGACCTCTACTTCGGCTTTACTCCGGACCTGCTCTGGGACTACTGGGGGATCATGCTCACGCACCTGTTCTTCCTCGTGGAAGCACTACTCATCCCCTACTACGGGAAGACAACGCGGAGCGCGCTCGCGCTTGCGCTCGCTCTCGCCTTCGTCAACGACGTGTACGATTACGGATTCGGATTCTACCCGCCGTTGAAGTACGAAGCGGGCGTCCTGCTGACGGCGATCACAATCGCTCTCTCGGTTCTCTCCGTCGCTCTCGCGGCGTGGCTGTTTGACCGACAAGAATCCAACACGATGCGGACAGACGCCGTGTCCGCCGCCGAGCGTCAGTAA
- a CDS encoding Lrp/AsnC family transcriptional regulator: MDDLDREILDILRRDARTPYTEIAEQVGTSEGTVRNRVERLTNDNVIERFTVATSTGNIKAMIEVSVKVDVDTTEISDQMAEWNQVDFVWQVSGEEDVVLVVDAADTRAVNELITRARELDEVKSTKTRLILDERLGRSP, from the coding sequence ATGGACGACTTGGATCGGGAGATTCTCGACATCCTCCGACGAGATGCTCGGACCCCCTACACGGAGATTGCAGAGCAAGTTGGTACCTCCGAGGGCACAGTTCGCAACCGCGTCGAGCGTCTCACCAACGACAACGTCATCGAGCGGTTCACCGTCGCCACCAGTACGGGCAACATCAAGGCGATGATCGAAGTGTCGGTGAAAGTTGACGTGGACACGACCGAGATATCCGACCAGATGGCGGAATGGAACCAAGTTGACTTCGTGTGGCAGGTGTCCGGCGAGGAAGACGTAGTCCTCGTCGTGGACGCCGCGGACACGCGTGCAGTGAATGAACTCATCACGCGGGCGCGCGAACTAGACGAAGTAAAGAGTACGAAGACGCGCCTCATCCTCGACGAACGACTCGGTCGTAGTCCGTAG
- the carA gene encoding glutamine-hydrolyzing carbamoyl-phosphate synthase small subunit encodes MSDAYLALEDGRVIEARGRSPGQTRGELVFTTAYTGYEESLTDPSYEEQVLTFSYPLIGNYGVREERFESDRIHPRAAIAHEFTEEVVEWLDSEDVPAIDHIDTRDLVTSIREEGAMKCGIAVGDDVTPADAEAQLAKCKGMSEHTEIGAQVSTVEHETYRGGGEADVALIDCGAKMSIVDSLNERGADVHVLPHDTTAAEVEELDPDLLFISNGPGDPANFGDAQALVEEFVGEIPLAGICLGQQVIARALGGTTEKMDFGHRGVNQPVRDLNTGKVIMTTQNHGYTVDEPGDLNVTQVNVNDDTAEGLENAELNVITRQYHPEAHPGPHDSLGFFDDVLGMVNGTEHKLVADD; translated from the coding sequence ATGTCGGACGCCTACTTGGCTCTGGAAGACGGTCGCGTCATCGAAGCGCGCGGTCGCTCTCCAGGACAGACACGTGGCGAACTGGTGTTCACGACCGCGTACACGGGTTACGAAGAGAGTCTCACTGACCCCTCATACGAGGAACAAGTCCTTACGTTCTCATACCCGCTCATCGGAAACTACGGCGTCCGAGAAGAGCGATTCGAATCGGACCGTATCCACCCACGCGCGGCCATTGCACACGAGTTCACAGAAGAAGTCGTCGAATGGCTGGACTCCGAAGATGTGCCCGCAATCGACCATATCGACACACGCGACCTCGTCACCTCGATCCGCGAAGAGGGTGCGATGAAGTGCGGAATCGCTGTCGGCGACGACGTGACGCCCGCAGACGCCGAAGCCCAACTCGCAAAGTGCAAGGGAATGAGCGAGCACACCGAAATCGGCGCGCAGGTCAGCACCGTCGAACACGAGACGTATCGCGGCGGCGGGGAGGCAGATGTCGCACTCATCGACTGCGGCGCAAAGATGTCTATCGTGGACTCGCTGAACGAACGCGGTGCGGACGTTCACGTGCTGCCGCACGACACGACGGCCGCGGAGGTCGAGGAACTCGACCCCGACCTGCTTTTCATCTCGAACGGTCCGGGCGACCCAGCGAACTTCGGCGATGCACAGGCGCTCGTCGAGGAGTTCGTCGGCGAGATTCCCCTCGCAGGCATCTGCCTCGGACAGCAAGTCATCGCACGCGCACTTGGCGGCACCACCGAGAAGATGGACTTCGGCCACCGCGGCGTCAACCAACCCGTACGTGACCTGAACACCGGGAAAGTTATCATGACGACGCAGAACCACGGCTACACTGTCGATGAACCCGGTGACCTGAACGTCACACAGGTGAACGTCAACGACGACACCGCAGAAGGACTGGAGAACGCCGAACTGAACGTCATCACCCGTCAGTACCACCCCGAGGCCCACCCCGGCCCGCACGACTCTCTGGGCTTTTTCGACGATGTCCTCGGCATGGTCAACGGGACCGAACACAAACTCGTCGCCGACGACTGA
- a CDS encoding PAS domain-containing sensor histidine kinase, translating to MGAASLPEQGFDELPTEVAILDSQGAIVITNRAWRTFASANGYTGDPTFSGVNYLEVCDAVRHDCEEAALAADGIRRVLSGEDDMFALDYPCHSPTERRWFLMRAVPFRSSSNGQYAVVMHLEITDRRLAEHRVKAQNDRFKMLAYVLSTNLHGPLSEAIAAARQLEQRDEAAGNTLVQTLEQIETVVKTGTALAEADSTIEQVPVTLREQAEVAWERSQNENASFLVVDSRIFLAEPNLLQLLFDVLFSNALEHGGDTARIRVGTTYTGFYVEDDGPGIDPANRERIFESGVVINSTAERAGMGLPIAARIAELHDWSIHAEQSNLGGTRVEVNGIEWV from the coding sequence ATGGGCGCCGCCTCTCTCCCAGAACAAGGGTTCGACGAACTGCCAACCGAGGTGGCGATTCTCGACAGTCAAGGAGCAATCGTCATCACGAATCGGGCGTGGCGAACGTTCGCGTCCGCAAACGGCTACACTGGCGACCCGACCTTCTCAGGGGTGAACTATCTGGAGGTATGCGACGCCGTCCGTCACGACTGTGAGGAAGCCGCCCTCGCCGCCGATGGCATCCGACGCGTACTCTCCGGTGAGGACGACATGTTTGCGTTAGACTATCCGTGTCATTCGCCGACCGAACGGCGATGGTTTCTGATGCGTGCGGTTCCGTTCAGGTCGTCGTCGAACGGTCAGTACGCGGTCGTCATGCATTTGGAGATCACGGACAGACGACTCGCAGAACACCGCGTGAAGGCGCAGAACGACCGGTTCAAAATGCTGGCGTACGTGCTCTCGACGAACCTCCACGGACCGCTCTCGGAAGCGATTGCAGCGGCGCGGCAACTCGAACAACGCGACGAAGCCGCGGGGAACACCCTCGTACAGACGCTCGAACAGATCGAGACGGTCGTCAAGACTGGTACAGCCTTGGCGGAGGCGGATTCAACCATCGAACAGGTTCCTGTTACGCTCCGCGAACAGGCCGAGGTTGCCTGGGAGCGCTCTCAAAACGAAAACGCGTCGTTTCTCGTCGTGGACTCGCGGATATTCCTCGCGGAACCGAATCTCCTCCAGTTGCTGTTCGACGTCCTGTTCTCGAACGCACTGGAACACGGCGGCGACACGGCCCGCATCCGCGTCGGGACGACCTACACGGGATTCTACGTCGAAGACGACGGTCCCGGTATCGACCCGGCGAACCGCGAACGAATCTTCGAATCCGGCGTCGTCATCAACTCGACAGCTGAGAGAGCAGGAATGGGACTTCCCATCGCGGCCCGCATCGCCGAACTCCACGACTGGTCGATTCACGCCGAACAGAGCAATCTCGGTGGCACACGCGTCGAGGTGAACGGCATCGAGTGGGTGTAA
- the gatD gene encoding Glu-tRNA(Gln) amidotransferase subunit GatD: MNAGDRVRVERAGVTNEGVLMPSTTSDYLVVKLDGGYNVGIERDEADVDVLETDVYDIEEAQSESTTSEIAFDDDLPTVSLISTGGTIASTVDYRTGAVTAQFDAEDVLRAVPDLAGRANYRGRVVANILSENMTPDVWIDLAEAIEAEIEAGTDGIVVMHGTDTMQFTAAAMSFMLDTPVPIVFTGSQRSADRPSSDNVMNAVCAVEAAKADCAEVLVCMHASESDDVCALHRGTRVRKNHTSRRDAFETVGAEPLGEIDYETEEITFRRDHAARGETEFSVRSDLSDDVDLLKFTPGMDLDAYADFLRGQDLDGLVVEGTGLGHVHTDFIPVLEELVESGTVVTMTTQCLEGRVCDRVYDTGRDLLEAGVVEAGDTLPGTAKVKLMWAVANLEDPEEAMQQSLSGELTQRSVPWE; the protein is encoded by the coding sequence ATGAACGCAGGGGACCGTGTCCGCGTCGAACGCGCGGGCGTTACGAACGAGGGCGTCTTGATGCCCTCGACGACGTCGGACTACCTCGTCGTCAAACTCGACGGCGGATACAACGTTGGCATCGAACGCGACGAGGCCGACGTGGACGTACTGGAGACAGACGTGTACGATATCGAGGAGGCGCAATCGGAATCGACGACCTCCGAAATCGCCTTCGACGACGATCTGCCGACCGTCTCGCTCATCTCGACTGGCGGCACCATCGCCTCGACGGTGGACTACCGTACGGGTGCGGTGACGGCGCAGTTCGACGCCGAAGACGTGCTTCGGGCCGTGCCCGATCTTGCGGGCCGAGCAAACTACCGCGGGCGCGTCGTCGCCAACATCCTCTCGGAGAACATGACGCCCGACGTGTGGATCGACCTCGCCGAGGCTATCGAGGCCGAAATCGAGGCCGGAACGGACGGCATCGTCGTCATGCACGGCACCGACACGATGCAGTTTACCGCCGCGGCGATGTCCTTCATGCTCGATACGCCCGTCCCTATCGTCTTCACGGGCAGTCAGCGGTCTGCGGACCGACCATCTTCGGACAACGTGATGAACGCCGTCTGCGCCGTCGAGGCCGCGAAGGCCGACTGCGCGGAAGTGCTAGTCTGCATGCACGCCTCCGAATCTGACGACGTGTGCGCACTTCACCGCGGCACACGCGTCCGTAAGAATCACACCTCCCGACGCGACGCGTTCGAGACAGTCGGTGCGGAGCCGTTAGGCGAGATCGACTACGAAACCGAGGAGATAACCTTCCGGCGCGACCACGCCGCCCGTGGCGAGACGGAGTTCAGCGTCCGGTCTGATCTGAGCGACGACGTGGACCTGCTGAAGTTCACGCCCGGAATGGATCTCGACGCTTACGCCGACTTCCTCCGCGGACAGGACTTAGACGGTCTCGTCGTGGAAGGCACGGGCCTCGGCCACGTTCACACGGACTTCATCCCTGTCCTCGAAGAACTGGTCGAGTCGGGCACCGTCGTCACCATGACGACGCAGTGTCTCGAAGGCCGCGTCTGCGACCGCGTCTACGACACGGGTCGTGATCTCCTTGAGGCAGGTGTCGTCGAAGCAGGCGACACCCTCCCCGGTACCGCGAAAGTGAAACTCATGTGGGCAGTTGCGAACCTCGAAGACCCCGAAGAAGCGATGCAACAGTCGCTGTCGGGCGAACTCACCCAGCGGTCGGTTCCGTGGGAGTGA
- a CDS encoding DUF5830 family protein yields the protein MDRDERIELGVDLLAHVETDELSLSDAVDRIETVTTSPALTREILDTAELRGVIDREEGRIQTRRGGTFVRFESQVVKRDGDFDCRRCGAGLSTGHFIRFDAGELGPFGSSCIKKVLGRE from the coding sequence ATGGACCGAGACGAGCGAATCGAACTCGGCGTAGACCTTCTCGCACACGTCGAAACCGACGAACTCTCGCTTTCGGATGCCGTAGACCGTATCGAGACGGTAACAACGAGTCCGGCACTCACGCGAGAGATACTCGACACGGCTGAACTCCGCGGCGTTATCGACAGGGAGGAAGGACGCATCCAGACGCGCCGCGGCGGAACGTTCGTCCGCTTCGAGAGCCAAGTCGTCAAACGCGACGGCGACTTCGACTGTCGGCGGTGTGGTGCTGGCCTCTCGACGGGGCATTTCATTCGCTTCGACGCCGGCGAATTGGGGCCGTTCGGCTCCTCGTGTATCAAAAAAGTCCTCGGTCGGGAGTAA
- a CDS encoding GNAT family N-acetyltransferase, with protein MSTYATIEDETGESVAVRAARPDDYDAVAAFTADTWADRGGSDYIPDIYHDWIADDDGETRQTFVVDLGAETPSDELGAIVQVVMLSPYEAWGQGIRVNPEYRGRGLAKAITEASFDFAQEAGATVLRNMIFSWNVKSLGLARDTGYDPGIEFRWAHPSPDSDASASADVPVFTDDANPDAAWSFWLDSEARTQLGGLALDPEESWALSSVTRDRLHAAADEGRLLVAGAGPTRGFATRSRTYEREDDGETARWAEYAVGAWAWRDEDAAEALLAAMSRDAAAVDADRTRVLIPEGVQWVSDAARAKADIAEEPTFVMEADLS; from the coding sequence ATGAGCACGTACGCGACCATCGAGGACGAGACGGGAGAATCCGTCGCTGTCCGCGCCGCCCGGCCCGACGACTACGACGCCGTCGCAGCGTTCACCGCCGACACGTGGGCCGACCGCGGCGGGAGCGACTACATCCCCGATATCTACCACGACTGGATCGCCGACGACGACGGCGAGACGCGACAGACGTTCGTCGTTGATCTCGGTGCTGAGACGCCATCCGACGAACTCGGTGCAATCGTCCAAGTCGTCATGCTCTCCCCGTACGAGGCGTGGGGGCAGGGCATTCGCGTCAATCCGGAGTACCGCGGCCGCGGATTGGCGAAGGCGATAACGGAGGCGAGTTTCGACTTCGCGCAGGAGGCGGGCGCGACAGTCCTCCGAAACATGATCTTCTCGTGGAACGTCAAGAGCCTCGGCCTCGCCCGCGACACGGGGTACGACCCCGGCATCGAGTTCCGCTGGGCTCACCCGTCGCCAGATTCGGACGCGTCGGCGTCAGCCGACGTTCCCGTTTTCACCGACGACGCCAACCCCGATGCCGCGTGGTCGTTCTGGCTCGACAGCGAGGCCAGAACGCAGTTGGGCGGTCTCGCGCTCGATCCCGAAGAATCGTGGGCGCTCTCGTCGGTAACGCGAGACAGACTGCACGCGGCCGCCGACGAGGGACGACTCCTCGTCGCTGGTGCGGGGCCGACGCGTGGGTTCGCCACGCGCAGTCGGACGTACGAACGCGAAGACGACGGCGAAACAGCGAGGTGGGCGGAGTACGCCGTCGGCGCGTGGGCGTGGCGGGATGAAGACGCTGCCGAGGCTCTCCTCGCAGCTATGTCGCGTGACGCCGCCGCCGTCGATGCCGACCGGACGCGCGTGTTGATTCCCGAAGGAGTGCAGTGGGTCTCCGACGCCGCGCGAGCGAAGGCCGACATCGCCGAGGAACCGACGTTCGTGATGGAAGCCGACCTCTCCTGA
- the idi gene encoding isopentenyl-diphosphate Delta-isomerase, whose product MSTDEGGSAATDVEDELHKNAKQDVIAVDPDDNEIGLVNRLDAHTGHGTRHRAFTCLVFDEDGRLLLAQRAPNKRLWDTHWDGTVASHPVQGQSQEDATKQRLEEELGITPDQYSDLRITDKFEYKRYYENAGLEWEVCAVLKVTLEDTTLDPDEEEIAGLLWVDYEHLHDHPEWYRQLRLCPWFEIAMRRDFEDEHADE is encoded by the coding sequence ATGAGCACAGACGAGGGCGGGAGTGCCGCCACCGACGTGGAGGACGAACTCCACAAGAACGCCAAGCAGGACGTCATTGCCGTCGATCCCGACGATAACGAGATCGGACTTGTCAACAGACTGGATGCACACACTGGCCACGGGACGCGCCACCGTGCGTTCACGTGTTTGGTCTTCGACGAGGATGGGCGTCTACTGCTCGCACAACGCGCACCGAACAAGCGTCTGTGGGACACTCACTGGGACGGAACCGTCGCATCCCACCCCGTGCAGGGGCAGAGTCAAGAAGACGCGACGAAACAGCGCCTCGAAGAGGAACTCGGAATTACGCCCGACCAGTACAGCGACCTGCGTATCACGGACAAGTTCGAGTACAAGCGCTACTACGAGAACGCCGGTCTGGAGTGGGAGGTCTGTGCCGTCCTGAAGGTGACGCTCGAAGACACGACGCTCGACCCCGACGAGGAAGAAATCGCCGGACTGCTGTGGGTGGACTACGAACACCTCCACGACCACCCCGAGTGGTACCGACAACTCCGTCTGTGCCCGTGGTTCGAGATCGCAATGCGCCGTGACTTCGAAGACGAACACGCCGACGAGTAA
- the gpmI gene encoding 2,3-bisphosphoglycerate-independent phosphoglycerate mutase, translating into MQTALVILDGWGLGDHDRRDAVKAAETPNFDRFADTGAYGTLEVSGRNVGLPDGQMGNSEVGHLNIGAGRVVKQAYTRIEDAIADGSFYENDALNSAFDHVESTGGRVHFMGLVSDGGVHSEQQHLHALIEMAADRGVEAVTHAFMDGRDTDPHGGEDYLTELESVAAAEGTGDVATVSGRYYAMDRDQNWERTRRAYDAIVNREAEFEAATAVDAVTESYDRGETDEFVEPTLVEGGAALEDGDAGIFFNFRPDRARQLCRMLADVEPEWAFDTSPPELRLVTMTEYDETFPFPVAFPPQEPQDTLGETLSAVGKTQLRLAESEKYAHVTYFLNGGREVEFDGEIRRIIESPDVPTYDQKPEMSAEDVTDTAIELIDSDDPDAMVLNYANPDMVGHTGDFDAAIAAVEAVDEQLGRLVEAVQTAGGHVLITADHGNADDMGTAETPHTAHTTNPVPLVSLTPDGDDGARTVRSFGSLCDIAPTMLELMEIEQPEAMTGESLLE; encoded by the coding sequence ATGCAGACTGCGCTCGTTATCCTCGACGGCTGGGGTCTCGGAGATCACGACAGACGCGACGCGGTGAAGGCGGCGGAGACACCGAACTTCGACCGCTTTGCCGACACAGGCGCGTATGGGACGCTTGAGGTCTCGGGACGAAACGTCGGACTCCCCGACGGGCAGATGGGCAACAGCGAGGTTGGACACCTCAACATCGGCGCTGGCCGTGTCGTCAAGCAGGCGTACACCCGAATTGAAGACGCTATCGCAGACGGCTCGTTTTACGAAAACGACGCGCTGAACTCGGCGTTCGATCACGTCGAATCGACCGGCGGACGCGTCCACTTCATGGGTCTCGTTAGCGACGGTGGCGTCCACTCCGAACAGCAACACCTCCACGCACTCATCGAGATGGCGGCTGACCGCGGCGTCGAAGCCGTCACCCACGCGTTCATGGACGGGCGGGACACCGATCCCCACGGCGGTGAAGATTACCTCACAGAACTCGAATCGGTCGCTGCCGCGGAGGGGACGGGCGACGTGGCGACCGTCTCGGGTCGCTACTACGCGATGGACCGCGACCAGAACTGGGAGCGAACGCGGCGCGCCTACGACGCCATCGTCAACCGCGAGGCCGAGTTCGAGGCGGCGACAGCCGTCGATGCCGTCACCGAGTCGTACGACCGCGGCGAGACCGACGAGTTCGTCGAACCGACGCTGGTCGAAGGCGGCGCGGCGCTCGAAGACGGTGATGCGGGTATCTTCTTCAATTTCCGACCCGACCGCGCCCGGCAACTCTGCCGGATGCTCGCCGACGTCGAACCCGAATGGGCGTTCGATACGTCGCCGCCGGAGCTTCGATTAGTGACGATGACCGAGTACGACGAGACGTTCCCGTTCCCTGTGGCGTTCCCGCCGCAGGAACCGCAAGACACGCTGGGTGAGACGCTTTCTGCGGTCGGCAAAACGCAACTCCGCCTCGCGGAGTCAGAAAAGTACGCGCACGTCACCTACTTCCTCAACGGCGGTCGAGAGGTGGAGTTCGACGGCGAGATACGCCGCATCATCGAGAGTCCCGACGTTCCGACCTACGACCAGAAGCCGGAGATGAGCGCCGAAGACGTGACCGACACCGCCATCGAACTCATCGACTCCGACGACCCGGATGCGATGGTCCTCAACTACGCGAACCCGGACATGGTGGGTCATACCGGTGACTTCGACGCTGCGATCGCCGCTGTCGAAGCCGTTGACGAACAACTCGGCCGACTGGTCGAAGCGGTCCAGACGGCTGGCGGACACGTCCTCATTACGGCCGACCACGGCAACGCCGACGACATGGGAACCGCGGAGACACCACACACTGCCCACACGACGAATCCGGTACCGCTCGTCTCCCTCACACCCGACGGCGACGACGGCGCGCGGACCGTTCGTTCGTTCGGGTCGCTCTGCGACATCGCGCCGACGATGCTCGAACTGATGGAGATCGAGCAACCGGAGGCGATGACGGGCGAATCGCTGTTAGAGTAG
- a CDS encoding ArsR/SmtB family transcription factor, with amino-acid sequence MDSAVLLDLLGNENRRRILRLLSHKPCYVTEISEYLGVSPKAVIDHLRKLEDAGLIESRTDDQRRKYFHISRNLRLEVNVSPYGFGAKSAYPASPNLDMSGRCPHLSFDIPREDAQDLNELARELGHLADLENELSLAQRWVHGRITDVLDRLNERIGADADSRFYAETLAAIARGEQTVDGVARELNASPEAVEEAVHRLAERGLISREDEGWVVAGSPVA; translated from the coding sequence ATGGACTCCGCGGTACTGTTAGACCTACTCGGTAACGAGAATCGGCGGCGCATCCTCCGGTTGCTGTCGCATAAACCCTGCTACGTCACCGAGATAAGCGAGTACCTCGGAGTGAGCCCGAAGGCGGTGATCGACCATCTCAGAAAGCTGGAGGACGCCGGTCTCATCGAGAGCCGTACCGACGATCAGCGTCGGAAGTACTTCCACATCTCGCGCAACCTCAGACTCGAAGTGAACGTGTCTCCCTATGGATTCGGTGCGAAGAGCGCCTATCCCGCGAGTCCGAACCTCGACATGTCAGGTCGGTGTCCACACCTTTCGTTCGATATTCCGCGCGAGGACGCACAGGATTTGAACGAACTCGCCCGGGAACTCGGCCACCTCGCCGACTTGGAGAACGAACTCTCCTTGGCACAGCGTTGGGTTCACGGTCGCATCACGGACGTTCTCGACCGGCTGAACGAACGAATCGGTGCTGACGCCGACAGCCGATTCTACGCGGAGACGCTGGCGGCAATCGCTCGCGGCGAACAGACTGTCGATGGCGTCGCACGCGAACTCAATGCGTCGCCAGAGGCCGTCGAGGAGGCGGTTCACCGCCTCGCAGAGCGAGGACTCATCTCACGCGAGGACGAAGGCTGGGTCGTCGCCGGCAGCCCCGTGGCCTAA